Proteins encoded by one window of Pelmatolapia mariae isolate MD_Pm_ZW linkage group LG14, Pm_UMD_F_2, whole genome shotgun sequence:
- the drc12 gene encoding coiled-coil domain-containing protein 153, translating to MSPKKKTKKTAEKSPEKCQNDVEEKRRHSILDIAILQDHIALQCEALRRIQSDRADLRRRVRDMEQKLQHERQDHRDIYWDLSRQYKTMQTELTNKVKKLEQEVSQLKEDLALSQEELSKEKSERKHVEQEKDAIIADLRQKLDNMESDYEKILHETLDSLSSQLSATRQDWEDESATLHQKYKELLSEFGLNALDL from the exons atgtccccgaagaagaagacaaaaaagacCGCAGAGAAAAGTCCAGAAAAAT GTCAAAATGACGTGGAAGAAAAGCGTAGGCACAGTATTCTGGATATAGCCATTCTGCAGGATCACATAG CCTTACAGTGTGAGGCTTTAAGAAGGATCCAGTCAGACAGAGCTGACCTGAGGAGACGTGTGAGAGACATGGAACAGAAGCTGCAGCACGAGAGACAAGACCACAGGGACATCTACTGGG ACCTCAGTCGCCAGTACAAAACCATGCAGACCGAACTGACCAACAAGGTGAAGAAACTggaacaggaagtcagccagcTGAAGGAAGACCTTG cccTATCACAGGAGGAACTGAGCAAAGAGAAAAGTGAGCGTAAGCACGTGGAGCAGGAGAAGGATGCCATCATAGCAGACCTTCGACAAAAGCTGGACAACATGGAGTCAGACTATGAGAAGATCCTTCAT GAGACTCTCGACAGCCTGAGTTCCCAGCTGTCTGCGACTCGACAGGATTGGGAAGACGAAAGCGCAACCCTTCATCAAAAGTACAAGGAGCTGCTCTCTGAATTTGGCCTAAATGCACTGGATCTTTAA